From the Maioricimonas rarisocia genome, one window contains:
- a CDS encoding sensor domain-containing diguanylate cyclase/phosphohydrolase — protein MDSSRVLASLLQLAGHAEDSDGGPDGQVASPDVLRSLLWALDFRDRATLNHSGRVALLAVGMAQQLGWEGRALRVLEVAALLHDIGKIGVPDHVLHKPGPLSVDETELVAAHHSTGVALLQACRIDRQVIECVGCAHGQTLDVTAPTNSIPLGSRILAVADAYDSLSHDQSYRQGLPHEKIISTLLEQPAQRFDRNLIHALARWIEKDGLRSLTRDADPAVSQATESPAAEWEDFEITRQANLLCHLFSYLHLLGSLYDGFYILDASDQFVIWSRGAESLLKRPSGSVLGKRRLNEHLNYVDGRGLPIPPEALPHKLAQATGEQQCSMLRAKLPDGEILHLEVQALPLLGDDGALLGVAEIIHVPDRSRRQPELYRELQRAASTDALTGMANRAELESRLRTIAENFEDGKSSGPYSVIFVDLDHFKQINDTFSHAVGDRVLVETAALLQDELYSGEVVGRYGGEEFVILCPDTDLDAAYRRAERLRKALLRSNVGGQPGLEVSASFGVAQAEPGDTAESVRHRADEALFEAKEAGRNRTCTRTSGSTTPAPVAAPAVAETPEESALRYTTEFQVRSDSELLFHKLRAFVSETQARLRDADDSQMRLLFGRPGPLGRWGSAPAKCAVELTVKLVAADPSAPKSRRCVTVAVTITPEGWGFDADRFRRRAAQVANELRSYLLAE, from the coding sequence ATGGACTCCTCGCGGGTGCTGGCCTCTCTGCTGCAGCTGGCCGGCCACGCGGAGGACTCTGATGGCGGACCCGATGGGCAGGTGGCCTCTCCGGATGTGCTCCGGAGCCTGCTGTGGGCCCTCGACTTTCGTGACCGGGCCACGCTCAATCACAGCGGTCGCGTCGCACTGCTGGCCGTCGGCATGGCCCAGCAGCTCGGCTGGGAAGGCCGGGCCCTGCGCGTGCTGGAAGTCGCTGCCCTGCTGCACGACATTGGCAAAATCGGCGTGCCCGATCATGTGCTGCACAAGCCGGGACCACTCAGTGTCGACGAGACCGAACTGGTTGCGGCACATCACAGCACGGGAGTGGCCCTGCTGCAGGCCTGCCGGATCGACCGACAGGTGATCGAGTGCGTCGGCTGTGCCCACGGCCAGACGCTGGATGTGACGGCGCCGACGAACTCCATTCCGCTGGGATCGCGCATTCTGGCGGTCGCGGACGCCTACGATTCGCTCAGTCACGATCAGTCGTACCGACAGGGACTTCCGCACGAAAAGATCATTTCGACGCTGCTCGAGCAGCCGGCACAGCGATTCGACCGAAACCTGATTCACGCACTCGCCCGCTGGATCGAAAAGGACGGGTTGCGGTCGCTCACCCGCGATGCCGACCCGGCGGTGTCGCAGGCAACCGAGTCTCCGGCGGCAGAGTGGGAAGACTTCGAGATCACGCGGCAGGCGAATCTGCTGTGTCATCTGTTCTCGTACCTGCACCTGCTGGGAAGTCTGTATGACGGGTTCTACATCCTCGATGCGAGCGACCAGTTCGTCATCTGGAGTCGCGGTGCGGAGTCACTTCTGAAACGCCCCAGTGGCAGCGTGCTGGGTAAGCGACGACTCAACGAACACCTGAACTACGTTGACGGACGCGGCCTGCCGATTCCGCCCGAGGCGCTGCCGCACAAGCTCGCGCAAGCGACCGGGGAGCAGCAGTGCAGTATGCTGCGGGCGAAACTTCCGGACGGCGAGATCCTCCATCTCGAGGTTCAGGCACTTCCCCTCCTCGGGGACGACGGTGCGCTACTGGGAGTGGCCGAAATCATCCACGTTCCGGATCGGTCGCGGCGTCAGCCGGAGCTCTATCGGGAACTGCAGCGGGCCGCCAGCACCGACGCGCTCACCGGAATGGCCAACCGGGCCGAACTGGAGAGTCGGCTGCGGACCATTGCCGAAAACTTCGAAGACGGCAAATCGTCCGGTCCGTACAGCGTGATTTTCGTCGACCTGGATCATTTCAAGCAGATCAACGACACCTTCTCGCATGCGGTCGGAGATCGTGTGCTGGTGGAGACCGCCGCGCTGCTGCAGGATGAGCTGTACTCCGGCGAGGTTGTCGGGCGTTACGGAGGCGAAGAATTCGTGATCCTCTGTCCCGATACCGACCTCGACGCCGCCTATCGCCGTGCCGAGCGTCTCCGTAAGGCTTTGCTCAGGAGCAATGTCGGGGGACAGCCGGGGCTGGAGGTTTCCGCCTCCTTCGGTGTCGCCCAGGCTGAGCCGGGGGATACGGCCGAGTCGGTTCGTCACCGCGCGGACGAGGCGCTGTTCGAAGCGAAAGAGGCGGGCCGGAACCGGACCTGTACACGAACCTCAGGTTCGACGACACCGGCACCGGTGGCTGCACCGGCCGTCGCGGAAACGCCGGAAGAAAGCGCCCTGCGGTACACGACGGAGTTCCAGGTCCGATCGGACTCGGAACTGCTCTTCCACAAGCTGCGGGCATTCGTTTCGGAAACGCAGGCGCGATTGCGCGATGCAGACGACTCGCAGATGCGGCTGCTGTTCGGCCGCCCCGGTCCACTTGGCCGTTGGGGCAGTGCGCCCGCGAAGTGTGCGGTCGAACTCACCGTGAAACTGGTGGCCGCGGACCCGTCCGCCCCCAAGTCGCGCCGCTGCGTGACGGTCGCGGTGACAATCACGCCCGAGGGATGGGGTTTCGACGCCGACCGGTTCCGTCGCCGAGCCGCTCAGGTCGCCAATGAACTCCGGTCCTACCTGCTGGCAGAGTAG